Proteins from a single region of Pseudomonas fulva:
- a CDS encoding RraA family protein: MLDVTSNSSWPPGYLINPPVSAVPSDWLAAFHDMPSAIVSDCLGRNVGGLGLKPFHGAKHLCGSALTVRVRPGDNLLTLKAIQMARPGDVLVIDGSGDMTRAVFGGIMRAMALKAGIAGVVVNGAIRDQDECLEGQLPIFALGSVHRGPSTDGNGEINVPISCAGLVVSPGDMVLGDLDGVVAVPQAELPALHERCQQLLDRERSIISAISAGTLDPTRFDDLLRSKGCPL, translated from the coding sequence ATGCTTGACGTAACTTCAAACAGCTCCTGGCCACCCGGCTACCTGATCAATCCACCAGTATCTGCAGTTCCCTCCGACTGGTTGGCTGCATTTCACGACATGCCCAGCGCCATCGTCAGCGATTGTCTGGGGCGCAACGTGGGTGGGCTCGGTCTAAAACCTTTTCATGGTGCCAAGCATTTGTGCGGGAGCGCACTGACCGTACGCGTGCGTCCCGGCGACAACCTGCTGACGCTCAAGGCCATTCAAATGGCTCGGCCAGGCGACGTTCTGGTTATAGACGGAAGCGGAGACATGACCCGCGCGGTGTTCGGCGGCATCATGCGCGCCATGGCGCTTAAGGCTGGAATAGCCGGCGTGGTGGTAAACGGCGCAATTCGCGACCAAGACGAGTGCCTGGAGGGCCAGCTCCCCATTTTCGCGTTGGGGAGCGTTCACAGAGGGCCGAGCACCGATGGCAACGGCGAAATCAATGTGCCGATCTCCTGCGCGGGCCTCGTGGTTAGCCCCGGCGATATGGTACTCGGTGATCTAGATGGCGTGGTCGCTGTGCCCCAGGCCGAGTTACCGGCTTTGCACGAGCGGTGCCAGCAGTTGCTTGACCGCGAACGCAGCATCATCTCGGCCATCTCGGCAGGCACGCTGGACCCTACCCGATTCGACGACTTGCTGCGCAGCAAGGGTTGCCCGCTCTGA
- a CDS encoding LysR substrate-binding domain-containing protein — protein sequence MTPTNTIRVESPLPDDLCVFLTVIRKSSFAGAADELGLSPAFVSKRIRILEETLQTRLLHRTTRRIALTEAGEKTQRWATRFLDDMDDFVSELTEIRQAPRGLLHICSSFGFGRNHVAPAIAELSSTFPDLEVRLDVFDRVVDIVAEGFDLEIRVGDDLPGHHIGRKLVSNQRILCATPEYLERRGKPLSLKDLAQHDCLVLKERNNPFGVWQLNHADGDETVRVSSRLSSNNGEIVLQWALGGRGIILRSLWDVQPLLDQGKLVRVLPAYTQSANVWAVYPTRLSDSAKLRVCVEFLENRFRKMVLTG from the coding sequence ATGACGCCTACAAACACGATTCGTGTCGAATCTCCCCTTCCAGATGATCTTTGTGTGTTTCTCACCGTGATCCGCAAATCCAGTTTCGCAGGAGCCGCCGACGAACTAGGTCTGTCACCGGCTTTCGTCAGCAAGCGAATTCGCATCCTTGAAGAAACTCTGCAAACCCGGTTGCTGCACCGCACTACACGCCGTATTGCGCTAACCGAAGCTGGAGAGAAGACCCAGCGATGGGCAACCCGATTTCTCGATGACATGGATGATTTCGTCAGTGAGCTAACAGAAATCCGTCAGGCACCTAGGGGCCTGTTGCACATCTGCAGCAGTTTCGGGTTCGGTCGCAATCATGTAGCACCTGCGATTGCAGAGCTGTCATCTACCTTCCCAGATCTGGAAGTCCGGCTGGATGTGTTCGACCGTGTCGTCGATATCGTCGCTGAGGGGTTCGATTTGGAAATCCGTGTTGGTGATGATTTGCCTGGTCATCACATCGGCCGCAAGCTGGTAAGCAACCAGCGGATCCTTTGCGCGACTCCAGAATATCTGGAGAGACGAGGCAAGCCATTGAGCCTGAAGGATCTTGCCCAGCATGATTGTTTGGTGCTCAAGGAGCGCAACAACCCTTTCGGGGTCTGGCAGCTGAACCATGCAGATGGTGATGAAACGGTACGTGTCAGCAGCCGATTGTCTTCTAACAACGGTGAAATAGTGCTGCAGTGGGCGCTGGGCGGCAGAGGCATCATCCTGCGCTCGCTCTGGGACGTCCAACCATTGCTCGATCAGGGCAAGCTGGTGCGCGTGCTACCGGCCTACACCCAAAGCGCTAACGTCTGGGCGGTGTATCCGACCCGATTATCGGACTCAGCTAAGCTTCGCGTTTGCGTGGAGTTCCTCGAAAACCGATTTAGGAAAATGGTGCTCACGGGCTGA